TGGCGCTGGCGCGCGGCACGGGCGCGGTGGGGATCAAGCTCTACGCGGCGCTCGATTCCGTGGCCGTCACGCGGGCCACCGCCGAAGCGCACCGCCAGGGCCTGCGCGTGATCGCGCACGCCACGACCTTTCCCGCGCGGCCCGGCGATCTGGTGGCGGCGGGCGCGGATATGCTCGCCCACACGCCGTATCTGGTGTGGCAGGGTAGTCCACGGTCCGCGGACTTTCCCGACCGCGCCAAGGGCGACTTCCTGCACGTGCCGGCCGACGCGCCGGTCATCGAACAGCTGCTCCGGTCCATGCGCGACCGCGGCGTGGCGCTCAATCCCACGCTGTGGGTGTTCGCCGAGGAATTGCCGCGCGATTCGGTGAGCCGCGTGCGCTCGCCGTGGATGTACGCGGTCACGCGCCGCGCCGCCGAGCTGGGCGTGCGGATCGTGGCCGGCACCGATGGGATGTTCGACGCCAAGCGCGATTCGCTGCCGACGCTGCACCGCGAGCTGGAACTGCTCGTGACCCGGGCGGGGCTGACGCCGCTGCAGGCGATCACGGCGGCCACGGAGAACGGCGCCTGGGCGATCGGCGTGGACCGCACGCTGGGCACGCTCGTGGCCGGCAAGGCGGCCGACCTGGTGTTGCTCGGCGCCGATCCCACGGCCGACATCCGCAACACCCGCGCCGTGCGCGTGGTGATCCAGCGCGGCAAGGTCGTGCGCGCGCGATGAACCGCGACTACTGGGACCGTCAGGCGGATCGTTGGGAGGCCGAGATCTTCGACAGCCTGAGCGAGGATCGCACGGGGGGCATCCGGGGGGCGCTGCGCCGTGCCGCGGCGCGCCACGCCGAGGTGCTGGACTTCGGATGCGGCGTGGGCGGGTATCTCCCGTTCCTCGCCCGCACCTTCAAGCGCGTGCACGCCATCGACTGGTCGGCGCGGTGCGTGGCCCGGGCCCGGGAACGCACCGCCGCGCTGGCCAACGTGACGATCGAGGGCAACACGCCGCGAGCGCTCGCCCGTCTGGAGCACCGGTTCGGCTGCGTGATCGCCGCCAATGTCGTGATCCATCCCCGGCGCGCCGTGCGGGAGCGGCTCCTGCGGTCCATCGGCCGCGTGGCCAGGCAGCACGCCACGATGCTTTTCGTGGTGCCGTCGCTGGAGTCGGCGGCGTACTGCGAATACATGCGGCGCGAGACGGCGCCGCGGCAGCGGTCGTCGTACGACTTCACGCCGGCGATGCGCGCGCCCGAAGCGGGGGTGGTGAGCATCGAGGGCGTGCCGACCAAACATTTCACGGGCGACGAGCTGACGGCCACGCTCTCGCGCTCCGGATTCCGGCTGGTGGAGTTGCTGCGCGTGAACTATGCGTGGAAGACGGAGCGGTTGTCGCCGCCGCGGGGCCTGCGTTCGGTGCTGCCGTGGGACTGGCTGGCCGTGACGTTGGCCAACTGACCCATGCGATTCCCCGTCGAGTTGGAGCAGCGCAGTCCGGCGTTCTGGGCGGTGAGCGGCACCGTCCTCGTGGCCGGGCTCGGCGTGGTCGACTACTTCACCGGATACGAGATCAGCTTCTCGCTGTTCTACCTGATTCCGGTGTTCCTGGTGGGCTGGTATTCCACCCGGCATCTGGCGCTGTCCATCTCGGGGTTGAGCGCCATCGTGTGGCTGGGGGCCGATGTGGCCAGCGGGGCGCGGTACACCAATGCGGTGATCCCCGTCTGGAACATGCTCATCCGCCTCGGATTCTTCGTCACCGTGGCGTCGCTGCTGGGGGCGCTGCGGGCCGCGCACGAGCGAGAGCAACGGTTCGCGCGGATCGACCACCTGACGGGGGTCCTCAACGCGCGGCACTTCCTCGAGTTGGCGGACGCCGAGCTGGCGCGGTCGCGTCGCTACGCGCGCACGTTCACGGTGGCCTACCTCGACGTGGACAACTTCAAGGAGATGAACGACCGGTTCGGGCACGCCGCCGGCGATCAGGTGCTGCAGGCGGTGGGCCAGCATCTCCGGGACGCGCTGCGCCGCACCGATCTCGTGGGGCGGATGGGCGGCGACGAATTCGTGCTCCTGCTGCCGGAGACGTCCGATGAAGCGGCGCGTGCCGTGATGACCAAGGTCCACGACGCGCTCAGCGCCCAGATGCGGCAATGGAGCTGGCCGGTGACGTTCAGCGTGGGCGTGGTGACGTTCGCCACCCCGCCCGACTCGGTGGCCGACATCATCAAGTCGGCCGACAATCTGATGTACGCGGTCAAGCGTTCCGGAAAGGGGAGCGTGCACTTCCTGACCCGCCGCGGCTGACGCTCCCCGGACCCCCGGGTCTCGCGCGGCGGCTCAGTCCTGCAGCCGGCGATGCAGGCGGGTCATGGCCCACGCGCTGAACCCGATGCCGAGCGCGCCCAGGCCGAGCATCAGCGGAATCTGCCGGTTCAAGAAGCTGGCGCCGAGATAGATGGTCCCCACGGCGAACGGCAGTTCGGCGATGGCCAGCGCCGCCGCGTACTTGGCGGCGCTGTAGCGCGCCAGCCCCAGCAGGTAGCCCGGCACCTCCGACGGCATGGCGAGTTGGAACAGCAGCACGAGCCCGAATGGCGCGTTGCGCGAGATGCGCTGCTGGTAGCGTTCCAACGTCCCGGCCGACGTGAGCGCCGCGACCACGGGACGGCCGAGCACCCGCCCGATGGCGTACGCGCACAGTCCGCCCACGAGCCAACCGCCCCACAGGAGCAGCAGGCAGCCGAATTTGCCCCATGCGTACACGCCCACCGGCACGATCACCGCGCTGGAGAAGAAGGCCAGCATGGCCGACAGGGCGGCGAGCACGAAGAACAGCGTGGCGCCGCCCACCGGATGGTTGAGGATGATGGTCTGTACATGGGCCAGCAGGCGCACGAGCTCGGCGTGCACGGTGTCGGAGGCCGCCGCGAACGCCAGGGCCACGCAGAGGAGCGCCAGCAGCAGGCCGCGCGTCCACAGCGAGGCCGTGGAGGTCCGGCGCGGCGCGGCGCTCGGGGTAGGGGTTGTCAGCTCCTCATGCATGCGCCTTGAGTATAGACCAGGCCGCCGCAGCGCGCACCGGCGCGTCTTGTCGGGCGCTGTACCGCCCTGCATGATGATGGCTCGACCGTCGGCCATCACACCGCTCCTCCCCGGACCCTCCCATGCGTCGTCAACCCCGTCTCCAGGCGCCCGTCGCGGCGCTCGTGCTCTCGCTGGCGTTCGCCGTCGCGCCGCGTGCGCGCGCCCAGACGCCGGCCGCTCGAGACACCGCGTCCGCGCTCAAGACCCTCAACGTCGGCGACTACGGCCGATGGAAGCGCATCACCGCCGCCGGCCTCTCGCCCGACGGGGTGTGGATGACGTACGTGTACCATCCCAACGACGGCGACGACACGCTGTTCGTCAAGAACCTGAACGACGCCAAGCTCTACACGATCGTGCGGGGCGCCGCGCCGTCGTTCTCCGATGACTCGCGCTGGGTGGGCTACTACGTGAGCCCGCCGGCACGCACCGGGCGGGGCGGCGGCGCCGGACGGGGCGAGACGCCGCCGAACGGACGCGGCGGACGCGGTGCGGCGGCCGCGCCGGCCCGCGGTTTCGAACTGCTCGATCTGTCCACCGGTGCCAAGTGGTCGGCGCCCAACGCCGAGGACTTCAAGTTCGCCAAGGGCTCGCGGTTCCTCGCCGTCCACATCAACCGCGACTCGCGCACCGACACCACGCACACGGGCTCGGATCTGCTGCTGCGCGTCCTGGGGCCCGACGCCACGCGCAACATTGGCAACGTGAGCCAGTACGCCTTCAACGACGCCGGCACCCTGCTCGCGTACACCGTGGACGCGGTGGAGAAGATGGGCAATGGCATCTACCTCGTGGATCTGGCCAGCGGCGCCACGCGCGCGCTCGACGCGACGGCCGCCACGTACGATCAGATCGGATGGAGCGCGCACGGCGAGAATCTGGCCGTGCTCCGCGGCAACAAGGCGAAGGGGGAGAAGCAGCGCGCCAATGTGCTCCTCGCCTGGACCGGCGTCGGCGAGCCGGGCGCGAAGGCGACGATCTACGATCCCGCCACGGCGTCCGACTTCCCCAACGGATTCGTGCTCAGCGAATTCGCCGCGCCGCATTGGAGCGCCGACGGGTCGCGCGTGTTCGTGGGCATCAAGGAGCAGGAGAAGGAACCGCCCAAGAGCGAGGACCCGCAGGCCAACGTGGACGTGTGGCACTGGAACGATGCCGAGGTGCAGTCGGTGCAGATGGTGCGGCTGCAGCAGGAACTGCGGCAGACGTTCGCGTCGGCCGTCCTCGTGGGGCCGGACCGGTTCGTGCAGCTCGCCGACAGCGCGATGCCCACCGTGCAGTTGGTGGACGATGGGGCGTGGGGCGTGGGGCGCAACGACACCACGTACCGCGGCGAGGTGGCCTGGGGCGGGGGGCACGCCGATTATTACCGCGTGAACACCGGCACGGGCGCGCCGTCGCTGATCGCCAGGAAACTGTGGCGCACGATGGGCACGTCGCCCGACAGCAAGTGGTTCCTGTATCTCCAGAACAAGCACATCTACGCGTACGACGCCGGGACGGGGAGGAGCGCGCCGGTGGACGGGGGGATGAACTTCGTCAACACCGACGACGATCACCCGTACGAACTGCCCATCTGGGGGCTGGCCGGGTGGTCCCGGGACGGGAAGTCGGTGCTCGTCTACGATAAATACGACGTGTGGCAGCTGTCGCTCTCGGGCGGGAAGCCCGTGAATCTCACGCGCGGCGTGGGCAAGGCGCAGCAGATCCAGTTCCGCGTCGTGCGGCTCGACCTGGGCGCCGGCGGCCGCGGGGGCCGCGGAGGACGGGGCGGATTCGGCGCGCCCGCGCCCGACGTCGAGGATCATGGCATCGATCTCACCAAGCCGGTGCTCCTCTCGGCGTACGGCGAATGGACCAAGAAGAGCGGCTACTGGACGCTCGATCCGGGCCAGGCGCCCAAGCCCCTCATCTATGAGGACAAGATGATCGGCCAGGCCGAGAAGGCCACGGACGCCGACCGCGTGATCTTCACCGAGCAGACGTTCCGCCAGTTTCCCGACTACTGGGCGGCGAACACGTCGTTCCAGTCGCCGACCCGGGAGACCGACGCTGATCCGTTCATCGGGGAGTACGCGTGGGGAAGCAAGGTGCTCATCAACTACACCAACGGCCGCGGGCAGAAGCTCCAGGCCACGCTCACCTTGCCGGCCGGATACCAGCCGGGCAAGAAGTATCCGATGCTCGTGTACTTCTACGAGATCCTGTCGAACACGCATCATCAGTTCTCGATGCCGTCGTTCGACGACCGGCCGCAGGTATCCACGTACGCGAGCAACGGGTACCTGATGCTCGAGCCCGACGTGGTCTACCAGATCGGCACCCCGGGCACGTCGGCCGTGGACTGCGTGACGAGCGCGGTGAGGCAGGTCATCGCCATGGGCTACGCCGATCCCAAGCATATCGGGCTGCAGGGCCACAGCTGGGGCGGCTATCAGTCGTCGTACATCCTCACGCAGACCAACATCTTCGCAGCCGTGGTGACCGGCGCGCCCCCCACCGACCTCATCAGCTTCTACGACGAGTTGTATCCCGGCACCGGCACCGTGCAGCAGGGGATCACCGAGGTGGGGCAGGTGCGCATGGGCGAGAACGTGACGCCGTGGAATCACACGGCGCTGTACGAGGAGCAGTCGCCGCTGTTCAACGTGCGCAAGATCACCACGCCGTTCATGATCCTGCAGGGCACGGCCGACAACGCCGTGGACTGGGATCAGGGACTCGAGTTCTACAACGCCGCCCGGCGCAACGGGAAGAAGGTGATCTTCCTGTCATACCCCGGCGAGCCGCACCACCTGGCCAAGAAGCCGAACCAGATCGACTTCCAGATTCGCATGAAGCAGTTCTTCGACCACTACCTCAAGGGCGCGCCCGAGCCGGACTGGATGAAGAACGGCGTGCCGCAGGTGCACAAGGGAGAACCGATCCGGTAACGCGGAGCGCGGTGGCCCGCTATTCGCGCGCTCCGCGTCCGCGCCCCCGTCCAGCCGCGTGCTCGACCACCGCCGGCCCCAGGACCTTCGCCTCCATGTTCACGAACATGAGGTGGAGATCCGTGCCGGTGCGGAACGGCGCCATCCCGGTGAGTTGGAACACGAGGTCCCTGGGCGCCGACAGCGAATCCGGCAGCAGCCCGCCGGTCGGGAGCAGCGACGTCAGGTCCCACACCGCCCCCACGCCGCGGAGGCCGTTGTCGGAGTTGGCCACGTCCACGGTGCGCGCATTCTCCGACGTGAGCTGCAGGACGCGCGCCTTGAGCGGCCCGCGGATCGTGTCGGTACGCGTGGCATTCTTGAGCCGCACGTGGAAGGTCACTCGGCCGGTCTTGCGGTCGATGTCGGTACGCAGCAACTGCAGCGTGACGCGCCCTGATAGATCGGACAACGCCGCCAGATCGCCGCCGCCGTTGCGCGCCACGGTGCCGTCCACGTGCACGCGGGCCGTCCAGAGCTGCGCCATCCCGGTGCGATAGTCGATCCACGCCGGATGGAAGTCGCCCGCCGCGTCGGCCACGAACGCGCCGTTGTGCCCCGGCGCGAAGGTGAATCCGGCGTACCCGAGGCCGGCCGACAGCGACACCACCTGCCCGCCGCTGCGCGCCGCCGCCGGCTCGTCCCCGCGTCCCCCACGCCCGGCTCCGGCGCCCAGGCCGGCACGCCCCGCCGCCACCCAGTCCAGCTGATCGGCGGCGAACGTCGTCGGCTTGTCGGTGATCTTCTCGCTCGGCGACCAGGTCTCGCCGCCGTCCATCGACACCCGCATGCGGATGTTCCAGCCGATGTCGTTGGCAAAGTCGCGGCGATCGTACCACTGCACGGCCACCACGCCATCCTTGTTCACGGCCACGGTCGGCGTCACGTCGTCGGGGCCGTTGACCAGCGGATCTTCGGCCGCGCGATCGTCGCTGATGACCTGCTCGGGCGACCAGGTCTTTCCCATGTCGCTCGAATACGAGAGCATCACCTGCAGCCGGCCGGTGCGGAAATCGGACCACACCACGTAGAGGCGGTCCTTGAACAGCGGCGAGCCCGGGTCCACCGCGAGGTCGGGGATCACCGCCGACTCCGACCGCGGCCGGTTCATCCAGTAGTCGCCGATGTGCACGGCCGGCTTCCAGCTCTCGCCGCCGTCGGTGGAGGTGATCACGTCCAGCCAGTAGTTGGCCGCCGGCAGCGGCGTGCGCGCGGCGAGTCCGCCGCGCCCGCCGCCTCCGCGCCCCTCGCCTGGCAGCAGCGCCTTCCGGTGCCCGTACAGCGTCATCACCGTGCCGTCGGAGAGGATCACGCTGTTGGACATGCCGAGGATCCCCTCGGGGGGCGGCACCAGCCGGAGCACGGGATTGTCCCATGTCGTGCCGCCGTCGCGCGAGGTGAACAGCGCCACGGCCATGTCCTTCTCGGCGCCGCCGAATCCGGGCCCGCTCGAGTCGGTGGCCCACGGCACGCTCACCGTGGAGTTCATGTACACCCGGCCATTGTACTTGCCGCCGGTGAAGTCGGAGACGAGATACTCGCGGTCCCACGCGTATGCCGGCGGCGCCTTGCTGGGCGGATCCCACGTGCGGCCGCCGTCGCGCGAGCGGTAGAGCCCCCAGCGCGCGAGCGTCGCGAATAGCGCCGAGCCGTCCGGTCCGTAGGCCACCGCCGCGTCGCCGCCCGAGGTCGAGTCGCGCCGTTCCAGCGATACCGACCACGTTCTCCCAGTGTCGAACGACACGTAGGCGATCGACTTGATGCCCGTGGTGTCGTGCCACGCGATGTGCGATGCCGCGATCAATCGCTCCGGATGGCTGGGATCGGCCGCGATCACCGGCTCGGAGTGCGGGTCGTCGGGGCGCGCGGCGCTGATCTGCACGTTGGGCCCGACGGTGATCTTCTGTGCGGCCAGGGCCGCGGGCCGCATGGCGCCAAGCGCGGCCAGCGCGGCCACGGCGAATGTGGCGCGCGCGACATCCATCCGGGCGCGAGGGAGCAGGACGGGGCGAGGAGCGCTCATGGGGGTCTCCGCGAGACGCGGGTACGAGGCACGACATGGCCCGCGCAACGCGGGCCGAGCAATCATGCCGGGCGTCGCCGTGGCCGGCAAGACCAGGGCCGGTTACTCGCGTTCCAGCAGCACGATGCCCGACATGCGGCGGAACTCTTCCTGCACGCGCTTGGAGTACAGGCGTCCGATCAGCCGCCACAGCCACATCATCCGCATCTCGCGATGGAGCCGCCGCGCCTCTTCCATGGATGAACGGAACTGCTCCTCGCGCCACCCCAGCGGCCGGTAGAACGCCGTTCCTTCACTGGGCGCAAAACGGAACGGCGCGTTGCCCTGTTGCACGCCCTTGCCCCAGGTGCGGTTCATGTACGTCAGCAGCCGGGGGTTGGCCAGATCGATGAGCCAGTACCGGAAGCTCGGCTGCGTATGCAGATCGCGGGCCAGCGCCGCCACCTGCTCGGCGGTGAGGTAGATGAGCAGCCCTTCGGTCACGACGAGCGCGCGTTCCGCGGCGGCGCCGATGCGCGCGAACAACGCCTGCCGCGCCGCGGCGTCCGTGAGGTCGGTGGCCACGGCTTCGTAGCGGCACACGGGCGTCGCGTCGCGCAGGGCGTGGGTCTTGTAGTCGAGGATCGCCGGGAGGTCCACGTCCACCCATCGCAGCGTGGCCGGCAGCTCCATCCGCCACGGCCGCGCGTCGAGCCCGGCCGCGAGGTTGATCACCGTGTCCACGCCGCGGCGCGCGATCGCGTCGCGAATGATCTCGTCGAACACCGCCGTGCGGACGATCATCGCCCACGCCATCGCGCGGCCCTGCTTCATGCTGTCCACGATCTCGTCGCCGCGCGTGCCGGCCAGCGTGCGCGCGAACGGATCGCGGAAGAGCGCATCGGGGCGCTCCGTCTCCATGGCGCGGTACACGGCCACCCAGCGCGCCGTGTCGGAGATGTGTTCGATGGCCATCGGAGCCTCGCGGGGGGAGAAGCCCCACCACTCTAGCCGATTCGCGGCCCCGGCGTAATGCTTAGCCAGTCCACGCGCGGCCGGGCCCGCCCGAACAGGGCGGCGGCGCGCGCGGCGAACCCCCTCACCGCAGCCTCCCATGTCCCGATTCCGCTTCTCCCTCGCCGCGGCCGCGTGCATCGCCGCCGCGCCCGCCGGTGCGCAGACGCGCATGCTCCGCTCGCCCACGGTGAGCGCCACGCAGATCGCATTCGCCTATGCCCAGAACATCTGGGTCGTGAACCGCGCCGGCGGCGCCGCGCGCATGCTCACGTCCTTCCAGGGCCAGGCCTCGGATCCGTTCTTCTCACCCGACGGCAAGTGGATCGCGTTCACCGCTAACTACGGCGGCAACGCCGACGTGTACGTCGTGCCGGCCACGGGCGGACAACCGAAGCGGCTCACCTGGCATCCGGGCAACGACGACGTGACGGGGTGGACGCCCGACGGACAGCGCGTCGTGTTCTCGTCGGGGCGGGCTACCGCGGCCCCCACCGCGGCGCTGCGGTTCTGGACCGTCTCCGTGGACGGCGGCGAGGCCACGCCGATGCCGATGCCGCGCGCCTACCAGGGCCACATCTCGGCCGACGGCCAGTACGTGGCCTACCGGATGAACACCTCGTGGGACGAGGAGCGCCGCAACTACCGCGGCGGGCAGAACCGCCCGATCTGGATCGTCAACCTCAAGACGTTCGAGCTCGTGTCGCCGCCCTGGACGGGTTCCAAGGACATGGAGCCGGCGTGGATCGGCCACACGGTGTACTTCATCTCCGACCGCGACGGCGTGGCCAACATCTGGTCGTACGACATCGAGAGCAAGGCGCTCAAGCAGGTCACCGACTTCTCCGACTTCGACGTCAAGACGCTCGACACGGGCGACGGCGTGGTGGTGTTCGAGCAGGCCGGCTACGTGCATGAACTCGATCCGAAGTCGGGCAAACAGCACATCGTGGACATCACGGCCACCGGCAACTTCCCCTGGATGATGCCGCACTGGGTGGATGTCTCGGGCCGCGTGGTCAACATGGCCATCTCGCCCATGGGCAAACGCGCCGTGGTCCAGGCGCGCGGCGAGATCTTCACGATTCCCGCCGAGTACGGCGACGTGCGCGACCTCACGAACACCAGCGGAGCCGCCGAGCAGAATCCTGTGTGGTCGCCCGACGGCAAGTCGATCGCCTATTTCAGCGACCAGTCCGGCGAGTTCCAGCTGGTGATCCGCGACCAGGAGGGGCTCAAGGCGCCGCGGTTCATCAGCCTGCCGCACCCCACGTACTACTTCACGCCGCAGTGGTCCCCCGACGGCAAGTACATCTCGTACACCGACACGAACCTGCACCTGTGGGTGCTGGACGTGGCCACCGGGCAGGCCAAGGAAGTGGGCGACGATCCGTGGATGGTGCCCACGCGCACCATGAATCCGGTGTGGAGCCCCGACGCCAAGTGGGTGGCCTACGTGGCGCACCTGAACTCGCTGTTCCACGCCGTCTTCGTGTACAACGTGGAGACCGGACAGACCCGGCAGGTCACCGATGGACTGGCCGACGCCGTGTCGCCGGCCTGGGACGCGAGCGGCAAGTACCTGTGGTTCCTGGCGTCCACCGACTTCGGGCTCAAGTCGGAGTGGCTCGACATGTCGAGCTACGATCACATCGAGAACTTCGGGCTCTACTTCGCGGTCCTGAACAAGAAGGACGCCACGCCGCTCACGCCGCGCAGCGACGACGAGACGGGGCGGCCGGCGGAGCCGGAGAACGGCGGCCGGGCCGGCCGAATGGGCGGCGCCGGTCGCGCCGGCGAGATGGGTGGTGACGCCGAGCGCGCGAGCGCGGCGCCACGCGCGCCGGTGAACGTGCAGATCGACTTCGACGGGCTGCAGGGGCGCATCGTCTCGGTGCCGGACGTCCCGGTGGCGCAGTACTCGGATCTCAAGGCCGGCGCCCCGGGCACGGTGTACTACATCCGGGCCGGCGCGGCCGGCGGCGGGCGGGGACGCGGTGGGGAGGCCGCCACCGGCGGCCCCGAACTCATGCGCTACCGCCTGAGCGATCGCCGCGAGGCGCCGTTCGTATCGGGCGTGGCCGACTACGACGTGAGCCAGGACGGCCACAAGCTGCTCTACCGCACCGGCGGAGGCATCGGCGGTCGTGGCGCGGGCGCCGAGCCGCCGGCAGCGGCGCTGTTCATCGTGGACGCCGATCGCACGCCGCCGCAGGCCAATCAGGGGCGCCTCAAGGTGGCGCTCCGGATGTACCTCGATCCCAAGGCGGAATTCAAGCAGATCTTCCACGCCGACTGGCGCCAGCAGCGCGACTTCCTGTACGTGCCCAACATGCAGGGCGCCGACTGGCCGCGCATGGAGCTCATGTACGGCGCGCTGCTGCCGTATGTGAACCATCGCGCGGATCTCAACTACCTCATGGACATGATGGGCTCCGAGATCGCGATCGGGCATTCGTTCGTGCGCGGCGGCGACATGCCGGAGGTTCCGCGCACCACGACGGGCGTGTTGGGCGCCGACTTCAAGGTGGAGAACGGGCGCTATCGCATCACGCGGATCTACGACAACGAGAGTTGGAACCCGGACCTCCGCGCGCCGCTGGCGGAGCCGGGCCTCAACGTGCACGTGGGCGACTACGTCCTGGCGGTGAACGGCCAGAACCTGGTGGGCACGGACAACATCTACCGGCTGCTCGACGGCACGGCCGACAAGCAGACCGTGCTGTCGGTGAGCGCCCAGCCCGGTCCCGAGGGCGCGCGCGACATCACGGTGATCCCGGTGGCCAACGACGAGCCGCTCCGCAGCCGCGCCTGGGTGGAGGACAACCGGCGCATCGTCGACTCGCTGTCGCACGGCAAGCTGGCCTACGTGTATCTGCCGAGCACGGCCCAGCCGGGCTACACGTACTTCAACCGCTACTACTTCTCGCAGCAGGACAAGCAAGGCGCGATCATCGACGAGCGGTACAACAGCGGCGGATCGGCCGCGGACTACATCATCGACGTCCTCCAGCGCGCGTTCGACGGGTACTTCAACAACGTGGCCGGCACACGCATGCCGTTCACCAGCCCCGAGGCGGGGATCTGGGGCCCCAAGGTGATGATCATCAACGAAATGGCCGGCTCGGGCGGCGACCTCATGCCGTGGATGTTCAAGGCCCGCAAGGTGGGCACGCTGGTCGGCATGCGCACATGGGGCGGGCTGGTGCATACGGCCGACACGCCGCCCTTCATCGACGGCGGATCGGCCATCGCGCCGCGCGGCGGGTTCTTCGGCACCGACCACAAGTGGCACGTGGAGAACGAGGGCACCTCGCCCGACGTCCAGGTGGAGGATTGGCCCAAGGACATGATCGCCGGCCACGACATGCAGCTCGAGACCGCCGTGCAGGTGGCCCTCAAGCAGCTGGCCGAGCATCCGGTGCACCGCGATTCCGTGGAACCGCCCTCTCCCACGTGGGGCAAGCGGATCAAGCCGCTGCCGCCGCTCAAGAACGGGGGCGGCAGCAACTGAGCCCGATACCCCCAACGGTCAACGCCGAGCGTCTCCACGGCCGCCTCGCCGCGCTGTCGCACTGCGGCCGCACGGCGGCCGGCGGCGTCACGCGCCTGGCCTACAGCGACGCGGACCGCGAGGCGCGCGCTCTGGTCATGGACTGGATGCGCGAGGCCGGCCTCGCGCCGTCCGTCGACTTTGCCGGCAACATCATCGGTCGCCGCGCCGGAGCCGACGCGTCGCGCGGGCCGCTCCTCTTCGGCTCGCACGTGGATTCGGTGCCCGACGGCGGTAACTACGATGGTCCGCTCGGCACCCTCGCGGC
The sequence above is a segment of the Gemmatimonadaceae bacterium genome. Coding sequences within it:
- a CDS encoding amidohydrolase family protein, giving the protein MGKTAAARALIALLAALAALPAPAAGQGGGAAADVPILVRDVTLIDGTGAAPRPHMDLVLRGGRIAQVAATGDVGGAPPDSVIDGRGLFAIPGLIDAHVHLGTAPWSERADDLRHALMGGVTTVFDLAGDARATGDLQRAELAGQIEGPRIYYVALFGGPAFFTDPRTLDASRGFAAGTAPWMQAVTDSTDFARAVALARGTGAVGIKLYAALDSVAVTRATAEAHRQGLRVIAHATTFPARPGDLVAAGADMLAHTPYLVWQGSPRSADFPDRAKGDFLHVPADAPVIEQLLRSMRDRGVALNPTLWVFAEELPRDSVSRVRSPWMYAVTRRAAELGVRIVAGTDGMFDAKRDSLPTLHRELELLVTRAGLTPLQAITAATENGAWAIGVDRTLGTLVAGKAADLVLLGADPTADIRNTRAVRVVIQRGKVVRAR
- a CDS encoding class I SAM-dependent methyltransferase, whose product is MNRDYWDRQADRWEAEIFDSLSEDRTGGIRGALRRAAARHAEVLDFGCGVGGYLPFLARTFKRVHAIDWSARCVARARERTAALANVTIEGNTPRALARLEHRFGCVIAANVVIHPRRAVRERLLRSIGRVARQHATMLFVVPSLESAAYCEYMRRETAPRQRSSYDFTPAMRAPEAGVVSIEGVPTKHFTGDELTATLSRSGFRLVELLRVNYAWKTERLSPPRGLRSVLPWDWLAVTLAN
- a CDS encoding GGDEF domain-containing protein; the encoded protein is MRFPVELEQRSPAFWAVSGTVLVAGLGVVDYFTGYEISFSLFYLIPVFLVGWYSTRHLALSISGLSAIVWLGADVASGARYTNAVIPVWNMLIRLGFFVTVASLLGALRAAHEREQRFARIDHLTGVLNARHFLELADAELARSRRYARTFTVAYLDVDNFKEMNDRFGHAAGDQVLQAVGQHLRDALRRTDLVGRMGGDEFVLLLPETSDEAARAVMTKVHDALSAQMRQWSWPVTFSVGVVTFATPPDSVADIIKSADNLMYAVKRSGKGSVHFLTRRG
- a CDS encoding VTT domain-containing protein, with translation MHEELTTPTPSAAPRRTSTASLWTRGLLLALLCVALAFAAASDTVHAELVRLLAHVQTIILNHPVGGATLFFVLAALSAMLAFFSSAVIVPVGVYAWGKFGCLLLLWGGWLVGGLCAYAIGRVLGRPVVAALTSAGTLERYQQRISRNAPFGLVLLFQLAMPSEVPGYLLGLARYSAAKYAAALAIAELPFAVGTIYLGASFLNRQIPLMLGLGALGIGFSAWAMTRLHRRLQD
- a CDS encoding prolyl oligopeptidase family serine peptidase; amino-acid sequence: MRRQPRLQAPVAALVLSLAFAVAPRARAQTPAARDTASALKTLNVGDYGRWKRITAAGLSPDGVWMTYVYHPNDGDDTLFVKNLNDAKLYTIVRGAAPSFSDDSRWVGYYVSPPARTGRGGGAGRGETPPNGRGGRGAAAAPARGFELLDLSTGAKWSAPNAEDFKFAKGSRFLAVHINRDSRTDTTHTGSDLLLRVLGPDATRNIGNVSQYAFNDAGTLLAYTVDAVEKMGNGIYLVDLASGATRALDATAATYDQIGWSAHGENLAVLRGNKAKGEKQRANVLLAWTGVGEPGAKATIYDPATASDFPNGFVLSEFAAPHWSADGSRVFVGIKEQEKEPPKSEDPQANVDVWHWNDAEVQSVQMVRLQQELRQTFASAVLVGPDRFVQLADSAMPTVQLVDDGAWGVGRNDTTYRGEVAWGGGHADYYRVNTGTGAPSLIARKLWRTMGTSPDSKWFLYLQNKHIYAYDAGTGRSAPVDGGMNFVNTDDDHPYELPIWGLAGWSRDGKSVLVYDKYDVWQLSLSGGKPVNLTRGVGKAQQIQFRVVRLDLGAGGRGGRGGRGGFGAPAPDVEDHGIDLTKPVLLSAYGEWTKKSGYWTLDPGQAPKPLIYEDKMIGQAEKATDADRVIFTEQTFRQFPDYWAANTSFQSPTRETDADPFIGEYAWGSKVLINYTNGRGQKLQATLTLPAGYQPGKKYPMLVYFYEILSNTHHQFSMPSFDDRPQVSTYASNGYLMLEPDVVYQIGTPGTSAVDCVTSAVRQVIAMGYADPKHIGLQGHSWGGYQSSYILTQTNIFAAVVTGAPPTDLISFYDELYPGTGTVQQGITEVGQVRMGENVTPWNHTALYEEQSPLFNVRKITTPFMILQGTADNAVDWDQGLEFYNAARRNGKKVIFLSYPGEPHHLAKKPNQIDFQIRMKQFFDHYLKGAPEPDWMKNGVPQVHKGEPIR
- a CDS encoding sialidase family protein, encoding MSAPRPVLLPRARMDVARATFAVAALAALGAMRPAALAAQKITVGPNVQISAARPDDPHSEPVIAADPSHPERLIAASHIAWHDTTGIKSIAYVSFDTGRTWSVSLERRDSTSGGDAAVAYGPDGSALFATLARWGLYRSRDGGRTWDPPSKAPPAYAWDREYLVSDFTGGKYNGRVYMNSTVSVPWATDSSGPGFGGAEKDMAVALFTSRDGGTTWDNPVLRLVPPPEGILGMSNSVILSDGTVMTLYGHRKALLPGEGRGGGGRGGLAARTPLPAANYWLDVITSTDGGESWKPAVHIGDYWMNRPRSESAVIPDLAVDPGSPLFKDRLYVVWSDFRTGRLQVMLSYSSDMGKTWSPEQVISDDRAAEDPLVNGPDDVTPTVAVNKDGVVAVQWYDRRDFANDIGWNIRMRVSMDGGETWSPSEKITDKPTTFAADQLDWVAAGRAGLGAGAGRGGRGDEPAAARSGGQVVSLSAGLGYAGFTFAPGHNGAFVADAAGDFHPAWIDYRTGMAQLWTARVHVDGTVARNGGGDLAALSDLSGRVTLQLLRTDIDRKTGRVTFHVRLKNATRTDTIRGPLKARVLQLTSENARTVDVANSDNGLRGVGAVWDLTSLLPTGGLLPDSLSAPRDLVFQLTGMAPFRTGTDLHLMFVNMEAKVLGPAVVEHAAGRGRGRGARE